The proteins below come from a single Magallana gigas chromosome 10, xbMagGiga1.1, whole genome shotgun sequence genomic window:
- the LOC105325689 gene encoding low-density lipoprotein receptor-related protein 4: MCVITRSGPKCQCSEGFDLNSNNRTCTLASPFFERGFLVNNASMFAMHDVHSTNGQSNRYNYRQISGNIKTFAVDVKSRIIYFVDSGNSVLKKHNIISQKESTIATVSSAKDLNFDWIANLLGWIEEKGFSIMCFSVNSQTTNTIYSNLDNPSSLTVESHTGTIYWISGTQGRSIVRGSWTRDAPKVLISFGKLKDPRSLQHDVTSNRLYWLEHTIIRSSKTNGMDVKSHIDTKGATKSFAYKDFFGWINEDRLYFARKIADRAEYGFNTLKNSKDVDVFDFSLQNDRRGTCHVFNGGCEEICIPEKTGRKCECDIGLQIQPDQSCDSDVLTSNFIAVTDFTHGRILQIELQTGNVVKLPLTRIRPKGLAFDKTTMTLFYSDALTKTITSSTLHGKNKTLIYELGLTMVSNLAIDYSTGNLYYTAEGPTKYESYIGVVHRTTFAHKTLISNIFKPNDIALYPSKGYLFWTEFGDMTEIGRASMDGTSRFYFPTTEIRLPHYLAIDYKSDRLYWTDAFKNSIETSDLNGGHQYVLAYENGATLNDIVVYGQYLFYTAWQRQRITKMDKLTGSRVNFMSDHPEFGNLYSLDIDADEIQDVNPSCSIANGQCSMFCFPSPTGRTCGCQDNVNLQPDQLTCEGEQRTVVTDQTYLYSGLFAGGAFILVMTIVGLACMMKRRNTSRLSYERTYHHQTLNSVYDTIQDVYEEPIKSFQDGSEGEKNFHD, from the exons ATGTGTGTCATCACGAGATCGGGACCAAAATGTCAATGCTCCGAAGGATTTGATCTCAACAGTAATAACAGAACATGTACCC TGGCCTCCCCTTTTTTTGAGAGGGGTTTTCTTGTAAACAACGCATCCATGTTTGCTATGCACGACGTACATTCAACAAATGGGCAATCAAATAGATATAACTATAGACAGATTTCTGGAAATATCAAGACGTTTGCTGTTGATGTAAAGTCAAGGATCATTTACTTCGTGGACAGTGGAAACAGTGTACTAAAGAAACACAACATTATATCACAAAAGGAAAGCACCATAGCTACGGTATCATCTGCTAAAG aCTTGAATTTCGACTGGATAGCAAATTTACTAGGATGGATTGAAGAAAAAGGTTTCAGTATAATGTGTTTCTCAGTCAATTCACAGACCACTAATACCATATACTCCAATCTGGATAACCCTTCTTCTCTAACCGTAGAATCACACACTGG AACCATATACTGGATTTCGGGGACACAAGGGCGATCGATAGTTCGTGGATCCTGGACCAGAGATGcaccaaaagttttgatatCTTTTGGAAAGCTAAAAGACCCAAGGTCTTTACAACACGACGTCACTAGTAACAG ACTATATTGGCTAGAACACACGATCATCAGAAGCTCGAAAACAAATGGTATGGATGTCAAAAGTCATATTGATACAAAAGGAGCCACAAAGTCATTCGCATATAAG GATTTCTTTGGCTGGATTAATGAAGATAGGCTATATTTTGCCCGAAAGATTGCCGATAGAGCGGAATATGGATTTAACACATTAAAAAACTCAAAAGATGTCGATGTGTTTGATTTTTCCCTTCAGAATGACAGAAGAG GTACATGTCATGTATTTAATGGAGGTTGCGAGGAAATTTGCATTCCTGAAAAAACTGGTCGTAAATGTGAATGCGATATCGGACTCCAAATTCAACCAGATCAGAGCTGTGACAGCG ATGTGCTAACGTCTAATTTCATCGCAGTAACAGATTTTACCCATGGAAGAATACTTCAAATTGAACTGCAGACTGGTAATGTTGTGAAATTACCTCTAACAAGAATTAGGCCGAAAGGACTGGCGTTTGATAAAACAACTATGACGCTTTTCTATTCTGATGCTTTGACAAAGACAATAACATCATCTACCTTACAtgggaaaaacaaaacattgatctACGAACTAG GTTTGACGATGGTTTCAAATCTTGCAATTGACTATTCCACTGGGAACCTCTATTACACTGCTGAAGGTCCTACAAAATATGAAAGTTACATTGGCGTAGTTCACAGAACAACTTTTGCTCACAAAACTCTGATATCAAACATCTTTAAACCAAATGATATTGCTCTCTATCCATCAAAAGG GTACTTGTTTTGGACAGAATTTGGAGATATGACTGAAATTGGAAGAGCAAGTATGGACGGAACATCTCGGTTTTACTTTCCAACGACAGAGATAAGATTGCCTCATTACCTAGCTATAGATTATAAAT CCGACCGCTTGTATTGGACGGATGCGTTTAAAAATAGCATCGAAACCTCAGACCTCAACGGTGGACATCAATACGTCTTGGCTTATGAGAATGGAGCTACATTGAATGATATTGTAGTCTATGGACAATATCTCTTCTATACGGCATGGCAACGACA ACGTATTACTAAAATGGATAAATTAACGGGATCAAGAGTTAACTTCATGTCAGATCATCCAGAGTTTGGAAATCTTTACAGCTTGGATATAGATGCAGATGAAATTCAAGACG TAAATCCAAGCTGTTCAATAGCTAATGGACAATGCAGTATGTTCTGTTTTCCATCTCCAACTGGAAGAACATGTGGTTGCCAAGACAATGTTAACCTCCAACCGGATCAATTAACATGTGAAGGAG AACAAAGGACAGTTGTAACCGACCAGACTTATTTGTACAGTGGCTTGTTCGCAGGCGGTGCCTTTATTCTTGTAATGACTATTGTTGGATTGGCCTGTATGATGAAAAGACGAAACACATCTAG GTTATCTTATGAAAGGACTTATCACCACCAGACACTTAATTCTGTATATGATACAATTCAAGATGTGTATGAAGAACCAATCAAAAGTTTTCAAGACGGAAGTGAAGGAGAAAAGAACTttcatgattga